One genomic segment of Flagellimonas marinaquae includes these proteins:
- a CDS encoding calcium/sodium antiporter, which translates to MGNLLFIVLGLVLLIAGGNWLLKSAVALSLRLYIPKIVIGMTVVSFATSAPELIVSIKAALDGFPDLSLGNVVGSNIANLGLVLAITVIMGSIDVRKSFYTTDWPVMIVASLLFCGFIYFDGVLEQYEGIIMVSLLFVFLVYLLRFQKTAVVDEMPEDDVPLPLYKIVLFLGIGGTALWGGSELLIDGAVGLASSFGVSDRVIGITIVSVGTSIPELAASVIAVIKQEKAISLGNLIGSNIFNLLAVLGITSIITPITVMDEGLLSSDIFWMLGISFLIFPLVFFPKGLRLGWRDGLILLTFYVVFIYMTIK; encoded by the coding sequence ATAGCAGGTGGAAATTGGTTGTTAAAATCGGCGGTAGCCCTGTCCTTGCGGCTTTATATCCCTAAAATTGTTATTGGTATGACGGTGGTTTCCTTTGCCACCTCTGCCCCAGAGCTTATTGTAAGCATAAAGGCTGCTTTGGATGGGTTTCCGGACCTTTCCCTGGGCAATGTTGTGGGGTCCAATATCGCAAATCTGGGACTGGTTTTGGCCATTACCGTAATAATGGGAAGTATAGATGTGCGTAAAAGTTTTTACACTACCGATTGGCCGGTTATGATAGTTGCTTCGTTGTTGTTTTGTGGCTTTATTTATTTTGATGGGGTTCTGGAACAATATGAAGGGATCATAATGGTATCCTTGCTATTTGTGTTCCTTGTTTACTTGCTGAGGTTTCAAAAAACAGCGGTAGTGGACGAAATGCCGGAGGACGATGTTCCTTTGCCATTGTATAAAATAGTCCTGTTTCTGGGAATAGGGGGAACTGCACTTTGGGGAGGTTCCGAGCTGCTTATTGATGGTGCAGTGGGTCTGGCATCCTCCTTTGGAGTAAGTGATCGTGTAATTGGGATAACCATAGTGTCCGTAGGAACCAGTATTCCGGAGTTGGCAGCATCGGTAATCGCGGTGATCAAACAGGAAAAAGCGATTTCTTTAGGGAATTTGATCGGGTCCAATATTTTTAATCTGCTCGCAGTATTGGGAATAACTTCGATAATTACCCCGATAACCGTAATGGACGAGGGGTTGTTGTCCAGCGATATCTTTTGGATGCTTGGGATATCTTTTCTTATTTTTCCATTGGTGTTTTTTCCAAAAGGATTACGGTTGGGCTGGAGAGATGGTTTAATTCTTTTAACCTTCTATGTGGTATTTATATATATGACCATAAAATAA